In a single window of the Cervus elaphus chromosome 1, mCerEla1.1, whole genome shotgun sequence genome:
- the RHOG gene encoding rho-related GTP-binding protein RhoG, protein MQSIKCVVVGDGAVGKTCLLICYTTNAFPKEYIPTVFDNYSAQSAVDGRTVNLNLWDTAGQEEYDRLRTLSYPQTNVFVICFSIASPPSYENVRHKWHPEVCHHCPDVPILLVGTKKDLRAQPDTLRRLKEQGQAPITPQQGQALAKQIHAVRYLECSALQQDGVKEVFAEAVRAVLNPTPVKRGRSCVLL, encoded by the coding sequence ATGCAGAGCATCAAGTGTGTAGTGGTGGGCGATGGAGCTGTGGGCAAGACATGCCTGCTTATCTGCTACACAACCAACGCCTTCCCCAAGGAGTACATCCCCACAGTGTTCGACAATTACAGCGCCCAGAGTGCAGTGGACGGGCGCACGGTGAACCTGAACCTGTGGGACACAGCGGGCCAGGAGGAGTACGACCGCCTCCGCACACTCTCCTACCCTCAGACCAACGTGTTTgtcatctgtttctccattgccaGCCCGCCCTCCTATGAGAATGTGCGGCACAAGTGGCATCCAGAGGTGTGCCACCACTGCCCTGATGTGCCCATCCTCCTGGTGGGCACCAAGAAGGACCTGAGAGCCCAGCCTGACACCCTGCGGCGCCTGAAGGAGCAGGGCCAGGCACCCATCACGCCGCAGCAGGGCCAGGCGCTGGCCAAGCAGATCCACGCTGTGCGCTACCTCGAGTGCTCGGCCCTGCAGCAGGACGGCGTCAAGGAGGTGTTTGCCGAGGCTGTCCGGGCTGTGCTCAACCCCACGCCTGTCAAGCGTGGGCGGTCCTGTGTCCTCTTGTGA